A genomic window from Nicotiana sylvestris chromosome 11, ASM39365v2, whole genome shotgun sequence includes:
- the LOC104237745 gene encoding putative E3 ubiquitin-protein ligase XBAT31, which yields MGQGLSCGSGDEHGLFSAVQCGDVETLKAVLEKNPSLIHHSTVYDRQSALHIAAANGQIEVVTMLLNQSVNPDLLNRYKQTPLMLAAMHGKISCVQKLIEAGANILKFDSLNGRTCLHYAAYYGHSECLKAILSSARTSHVAASWGYTRFVNVRDGKGATPLHLAARQRRPECVHILLDNGALVCASTGGYGFPGSTPLHLAARGGSLDCIRELLAWGADRLHRDASGRIPYTVALRYHHGACAALLNPSSAEPLVWPSPLKFISQLNEEAKALLESALMEANKEREKNILKGTDYSPPSPAQSDAGMDDNISEVSDTEVCCICFDQLCTIEVQDCGHQMCAHCVLALCCHNKPNPTTTSPPEPVCPFCRSNIVQLHVIKVTKDDDIDRDISSKLRKSRRSRNFSEGSSSFKGLSAVSSFGKMTGRGSGRIAAENEWIDKPLTVD from the exons ATGGGTCAGGGTTTGAGTTGTGGATCAGGTGATGAACATGGCTTATTCAGTGCTGTACAGTGTGGTGATGTGGAGACATTAAAAGCTGTTTTGGAGAAAAACCCATCTCTAATTCATCATTCTACAGTGTATGATCGACAGTCAGCTTTGCATATTGCTGCTGCCAATGGTCAGATCGAG GTTGTTACTATGCTGTTAAACCAATCTGTCAACCCGGATTTGTTAAATCGTTATAAGCAG ACTCCATTGATGTTAGCAGCAATGCACGGGAAGATCTCTTGTGTGCAAAAGCTTATTGAAGCAGGAGCAAAT ATTTTGAAGTTTGATTCGCTTAATGGAAGAACATGTTTGCACTATGCTGCTTACTATGGTCACTCTGAATGCCTTAAAGCAATTCTTTCCTCGGCTCGCACGTCTCATGTTGCAGCATCTTG GGGATATACCCGGTTTGTGAATGTTAGAGATGGAAAAGGAGCAACTCCTTTGCACTTAGCAGCCCGTCAAAGACGGCCTGAATGTGTTCACATTTTACTGGATAATGGCGCGTTGGTTTGTGCTTCAACTGGCGGCTATGG ATTTCCCGGTAGCACTCCACTTCATTTGGCTGCAAGAGGTGGTTCTCTTGATTGCATCCGCGAATTATTGGCGTGGGGAGCAGATCGACTACACAGAGATGCCTCGGG GAGAATACCGTACACGGTTGCTTTAAGATACCACCACGGTGCATGTGCGGCTTTGTTGAATCCTTCATCAGCAGAGCCTCTCGTGTGGCCATCACCGTTGAAGTTCATCAGTCAGCTCAATGAAGAGGCGAAAGCTCTACTTGAAAGTGCCTTAATGGAAGCAAATAAGGAGAGGGAAAAGAATATCCTAAAGGGGACAGATTACTCGCCGCCATCCCCAGCTCAATCTGATGCAGGGATGGATGATAACATCTCTGAG GTCAGTGATACAGAAGTATGTTGTATATGTTTCGATCAATTATGCACAATTGAGGTCCAGGACTGTGGGCACCAAATGTGTGCACATTGTGTACTGGCCTTGTGCTGCCATAACAAGCCAAATCCGACCACGACTAGTCCACCAGAACCAGTGTGCCCGTTTTGCAGAAGCAACATTGTACAATTACATGTTATCAAGGTTACAAAGGACGATGACATAGACCGTGATATCTCCTCAAAGCTTCGAAAGTCTAGGAGATCACGAAACTTCAGCGAGGGAAGTAGTAGTTTTAAGGGCTTATCAGCAGTTAGTTCTTTTGGCAAAATGACTGGCCGTGGCTCGGGTAGGATCGCTGCTGAAAACGAATGGATCGATAAGCCATTAACCGTTGATTGA